The following proteins are encoded in a genomic region of Desulfobacterales bacterium:
- a CDS encoding EamA family transporter, with product MLTGSTFALLCALTFAFAAVSTRRAVIKGPALMHGVFISILISLPFLLGILIASGQTGRIFSFSLSGYIWLSSAGILHFVIGRWMFFKSVQFSGANITSILRRTDSLVALLLGVALLGEPLSFPLVFGILLTVFGVIITSLNPNMVRDKQAPFLNLSSKALFFGLGTGVLWGITPVLMKVGLQGSNAPVAGAFISFFAATVALSFSLLNRDRRNSFSQLPCKVIGLYCMVGLLAGIANMFRFLALNLSPASVVTPLLSTTPVFLVAFSFLFNRKLEVFNLPVIVGTIAVVIGAILLV from the coding sequence CCTTTGCCGCGGTGTCAACCCGCCGGGCCGTTATCAAAGGACCGGCGCTCATGCATGGCGTCTTCATCTCGATCCTTATTTCGCTTCCTTTCCTTCTCGGCATCCTGATTGCTTCCGGGCAGACCGGGCGCATTTTCAGTTTTTCTCTGAGCGGATATATCTGGCTGTCCTCAGCCGGCATTCTTCATTTTGTCATCGGTCGCTGGATGTTTTTCAAAAGCGTACAATTCTCAGGGGCCAATATTACTTCAATCCTTCGCCGAACCGATTCACTGGTTGCCCTCTTACTCGGAGTCGCTTTATTAGGCGAGCCCCTGAGCTTCCCGCTCGTTTTTGGAATACTGCTCACCGTTTTCGGTGTCATCATTACCAGTTTGAACCCCAATATGGTTCGCGACAAGCAGGCGCCCTTTTTAAATCTATCATCCAAAGCGCTTTTTTTCGGATTGGGTACGGGGGTATTATGGGGCATCACCCCCGTATTGATGAAAGTCGGGCTTCAGGGATCAAATGCGCCTGTTGCCGGTGCTTTTATTTCATTTTTCGCCGCAACCGTTGCATTGAGCTTTTCGCTGTTGAACCGGGACAGAAGAAATTCCTTTTCACAACTGCCATGTAAAGTCATCGGTTTATATTGTATGGTTGGCCTGTTGGCCGGAATTGCCAATATGTTTCGCTTCCTTGCCCTGAACCTCTCACCGGCCAGCGTGGTGACACCGCTGCTCTCGACAACACCGGTGTTTTTGGTTGCGTTTTCCTTTTTATTCAATCGAAAACTGGAAGTGTTCAATCTTCCGGTCATTGTAGGAACAATCGCCGTGGTAATCGGCGCCATTCTACTGGTGTAA